One Alphaproteobacteria bacterium DNA segment encodes these proteins:
- a CDS encoding CoA transferase, with translation MKTHAPQILAALLDRLGLPNDRPEIRFAGEDPIVASRYRPALASAVALAANAAGVSDIWKLRGGDAQTIDVSLRRAAVPGLRTVSYIKRDGYALQLARPASERKVFFTTADGRQMYLLRHAFYHEHFSRLLAFLGCGADTAAIEIAVARWRADELEDALADAKVIGAIARTRDEWLASPQGRHLASRTPVEIEPIGAGAPMPFAPAARPLAGLRVVDMGHVLAGPVVSRQMAEQGAEVIHVSAPHQPDPTHIVVDTGFGKRSAFADLDRPGDLAKLRELIASADVFVHSWRPSSLDARGLSPAALAKLNPGLVYVSVSCYGYDGPWASRAGYDPLGQVVSGLAVGEGSLDAPVLAATFTLNDYLAGYLAAAGANAALLRRARTGGSYHVKVSLTSCSMWLQELGQLPREQWPDGPRGIGTLPNPEAADLAIRATPFGEIEHPVPIVRYSGTPAHWELPPEPAGASPLRWVG, from the coding sequence ATGAAGACGCACGCTCCGCAGATCTTGGCCGCTTTGCTCGACCGCCTCGGCCTGCCCAACGATCGCCCGGAAATCCGATTCGCGGGCGAAGATCCGATTGTGGCGAGCCGCTACCGCCCGGCTTTGGCGAGCGCCGTGGCGCTCGCGGCCAACGCGGCGGGCGTGTCGGACATTTGGAAACTGCGCGGCGGCGATGCCCAGACGATAGATGTGAGCCTGCGCCGTGCGGCCGTCCCGGGCTTGCGGACCGTGTCCTATATCAAGCGCGACGGCTACGCGTTGCAGCTCGCGCGCCCCGCGTCGGAACGGAAGGTCTTCTTCACGACCGCCGATGGACGGCAGATGTATCTGCTGCGTCACGCCTTCTATCACGAGCATTTCAGCCGCCTGCTCGCCTTTCTCGGTTGCGGCGCCGATACCGCGGCGATCGAAATAGCCGTCGCACGCTGGCGGGCCGACGAGCTCGAAGATGCGCTCGCCGACGCCAAGGTGATCGGCGCCATCGCGCGAACGCGCGACGAATGGCTGGCGAGCCCGCAAGGCCGGCATCTCGCATCGCGCACGCCGGTGGAGATCGAGCCGATCGGCGCCGGCGCGCCGATGCCCTTCGCGCCGGCCGCGCGCCCGCTGGCGGGGTTGCGCGTCGTCGATATGGGTCATGTGCTGGCCGGCCCCGTCGTGTCGCGCCAGATGGCCGAACAAGGCGCGGAAGTGATCCATGTCTCGGCGCCGCATCAACCCGACCCGACGCATATCGTCGTCGATACGGGTTTCGGCAAACGCTCCGCCTTCGCCGATCTCGACCGGCCCGGCGATCTCGCCAAGCTGCGCGAACTGATCGCCAGCGCCGACGTTTTCGTCCATTCCTGGCGCCCGAGTTCGCTCGACGCGCGCGGCTTGTCGCCCGCCGCGTTGGCGAAACTCAACCCGGGCCTCGTCTATGTTTCGGTCAGTTGCTACGGCTATGACGGGCCATGGGCGTCGCGCGCGGGTTACGACCCGTTGGGCCAAGTCGTGAGCGGACTCGCCGTCGGCGAAGGTTCGCTCGATGCGCCCGTCCTCGCCGCAACCTTTACGCTCAACGATTATCTGGCCGGTTACCTCGCCGCGGCGGGCGCCAACGCCGCCCTTTTGCGCCGCGCGCGGACGGGCGGCAGCTATCACGTGAAGGTATCGCTGACCTCTTGTTCGATGTGGCTTCAAGAATTGGGACAATTGCCGCGCGAACAATGGCCCGACGGACCGCGCGGAATCGGTACCTTGCCCAACCCCGAAGCCGCCGATTTGGCGATCCGCGCCACGCCGTTCGGCGAAATCGAGCATCCCGTGCCGATCGTCCGCTATTCCGGCACGCCGGCGCATTGGGAACTGCCGCCGGAGCCCGCCGGCGCCTCTCCGCTACGGTGGGTTGGCTGA
- a CDS encoding helix-turn-helix domain-containing protein, whose amino-acid sequence MAKSRDDIEQSDDPDFVKSLAKGLAVIEAFGADSPSMTLSGVAQKVGLSPGSARRVLYTMVKLGYVAYDEASKRFHLTARALQLGYSYLASLPALNLIQPRLVELSDKLDESCSIMTLDGAEVVCVARATAKRLQRDYMAVGTRFPANASASGKILLGDLSPADFERRFPDGRKLPAITPFTICDKAALMIQIEDARRKGWIYTNQETALGMASLAVPIRAGGRIRYGLSTSATLTYDGPTIVERYLPEMLRAAEAMSRFLDARY is encoded by the coding sequence TTGGCGAAGAGCCGCGACGACATCGAACAAAGCGACGATCCCGATTTCGTCAAATCGCTGGCCAAAGGCTTGGCCGTGATCGAGGCGTTCGGTGCGGATTCGCCGTCGATGACGTTGAGCGGCGTGGCGCAGAAGGTGGGCTTGAGCCCCGGATCGGCGCGGCGGGTGCTGTACACGATGGTGAAGCTCGGCTACGTTGCCTACGACGAAGCCAGCAAGCGCTTCCATTTGACGGCGCGGGCCCTCCAACTCGGCTATTCCTATCTCGCGTCGCTGCCCGCGCTCAATCTCATCCAGCCGCGCTTGGTCGAGCTTTCGGACAAGCTCGACGAATCCTGTTCGATCATGACCCTGGACGGCGCGGAGGTCGTCTGCGTGGCGCGCGCCACGGCCAAACGCCTGCAGCGCGACTACATGGCGGTCGGCACGCGTTTCCCCGCGAACGCGTCGGCGTCCGGCAAAATCCTGCTCGGCGATCTGTCGCCCGCGGACTTCGAACGTCGATTCCCCGACGGCCGCAAACTGCCTGCCATCACGCCGTTCACGATCTGTGACAAGGCGGCGCTGATGATCCAGATCGAGGATGCGCGGCGCAAAGGCTGGATCTACACCAATCAGGAAACCGCGCTGGGCATGGCGTCACTCGCCGTGCCGATCCGCGCGGGCGGGCGTATCCGCTACGGGCTTTCGACCAGCGCCACGCTGACCTATGACGGCCCGACGATCGTCGAACGCTATCTGCCCGAAATGTTGCGCGCCGCCGAAGCGATGTCGCGCTTCCTCGACGCGCGTTACTAG
- a CDS encoding aldo/keto reductase, whose protein sequence is MKLRTIGTLQVSALGLGCMSMSTRYGPPADRQEMIKLIRLAHERGVTMFDTAESYGPFVNEDLLGEALAPIRDKVVVATKFGFNIDPVTGARGDGCNSRPEHIKAAAEGCLKRLRRERIDLLYQHRVDPDVPIEDVAGAVKDLIAAGKVGHFGLSEAGVKTIRRAHAVQKVTALQSEYSLFWREPEAELLPVLEELGIGFVPFSPLGAGFLAGKIDENTKFDPTDFRLSIPRFSPEARKANMALVEFVKAIAVRKGATPAQVALAWLLARKPWIVPIPATTKRHRLEENLGGAELVLTPQDIEEIDAGLAGIAVEGERLPESALKMTGL, encoded by the coding sequence ATGAAACTCCGTACGATCGGCACACTTCAAGTATCGGCGCTTGGGCTTGGCTGCATGAGCATGAGCACGCGCTACGGTCCGCCCGCCGACCGCCAGGAAATGATCAAGCTGATCCGCTTGGCGCATGAACGCGGCGTGACGATGTTCGACACGGCCGAATCCTACGGCCCCTTCGTCAACGAGGATCTTCTGGGCGAGGCACTGGCACCGATCCGCGATAAGGTCGTGGTCGCGACCAAGTTCGGTTTCAATATCGATCCGGTGACGGGCGCGCGCGGCGACGGTTGCAACAGCCGTCCCGAACATATCAAGGCGGCGGCGGAAGGGTGCCTCAAGCGCTTGCGCCGCGAACGCATCGATCTTCTGTATCAGCATCGCGTCGATCCGGACGTGCCGATCGAAGACGTCGCGGGCGCGGTCAAGGATCTGATCGCTGCGGGCAAGGTCGGGCATTTCGGCCTGTCGGAAGCGGGCGTCAAAACGATCCGTCGCGCGCATGCCGTCCAGAAGGTCACGGCGCTGCAAAGCGAGTATTCGCTGTTCTGGCGCGAGCCGGAAGCCGAGTTGCTGCCTGTGCTCGAGGAGCTCGGCATCGGCTTCGTGCCTTTCAGCCCGCTGGGGGCGGGGTTCTTGGCCGGCAAGATCGACGAGAATACGAAATTCGATCCGACCGATTTCCGCCTCAGCATCCCGCGGTTCTCGCCGGAAGCCCGCAAGGCGAATATGGCGCTGGTGGAGTTCGTCAAGGCGATCGCGGTGCGCAAGGGTGCCACGCCGGCGCAGGTCGCGTTGGCGTGGTTGCTCGCGCGCAAGCCCTGGATCGTGCCGATCCCGGCGACGACCAAACGCCATCGGCTGGAAGAGAATCTCGGTGGTGCCGAGCTCGTACTGACGCCTCAGGACATCGAGGAAATCGACGCTGGTCTTGCGGGAATCGCCGTCGAAGGCGAGCGCCTGCCGGAATCGGCATTGAAAATGACCGGCTTATAA
- a CDS encoding GMC family oxidoreductase N-terminal domain-containing protein has protein sequence MSDSAHSAGSTGDRDGTVYDYIIVGGGTAGTVLANRLSARSANKVLLCEAGVDTPPGNMPPEILDSHPGRAYLSPKYTWSGLKVRTRAISHNNPGENPPPARPYIQARVLGGGSSINGQMANRGSPDDYAEWESRGATGWNWDGVLPYFKKLERDMDFDGPLHGKDGRIPITRIMPELWSEHAKAAGEAFREMGYEYLPDQNGEFVDGYFPLPIANIYDMRVSAPMGYLDPITRMRPNLRMSTETQVTELLFDGLKCTGVKARIGGRDVVFKGREVIISSGAIYSPAHLLRAGIGPEGQLRDLGIPVRHALPGVGQGLMDHPAVAITAFVKPFARMNGFTRRHHLVGLRYTSGIENARQGDMCVVANTKSFWHAVGKQFGTMVIWANKSYSEKGEVRLRSADWREHPIVEFNLLSDKRDFDRLLEGMYKMAAAHAHPAMRRVVDDVFPAIWGDRVQQLGAVTLKNKIYTEVAAKLLDGPGPIHDFLINNFVRDRYTMKDVMGDPECMEEFVREGTMGVWHATSSCRMGRADDPMSVVDPQGRVKGVMGLRVCDTSIFPVIPTANTFFPAMMAAEKISDAILAGQ, from the coding sequence ATGTCGGACAGCGCGCACTCTGCAGGATCGACGGGCGACCGCGACGGAACCGTCTACGACTACATCATCGTCGGTGGCGGGACGGCGGGAACCGTGCTCGCCAATCGGCTCTCGGCCCGCAGCGCCAATAAGGTTTTGCTTTGCGAGGCTGGCGTCGATACGCCGCCCGGCAATATGCCGCCGGAGATTCTCGACAGCCATCCCGGCCGCGCCTATCTCAGCCCGAAATACACGTGGTCCGGATTGAAAGTCCGCACGCGCGCAATCTCGCACAACAATCCGGGGGAAAATCCGCCGCCCGCGCGGCCCTATATCCAGGCGCGCGTACTGGGCGGCGGCTCGTCGATCAACGGCCAGATGGCCAATCGCGGCTCGCCCGACGATTACGCCGAATGGGAGTCGCGCGGCGCCACCGGTTGGAATTGGGACGGCGTTCTGCCGTATTTCAAGAAGCTCGAGCGCGATATGGATTTCGACGGCCCGCTCCACGGCAAGGACGGACGGATTCCGATCACGCGAATCATGCCCGAATTGTGGAGCGAGCACGCCAAGGCGGCGGGCGAGGCGTTCCGCGAGATGGGCTACGAATATCTGCCCGATCAGAACGGCGAGTTCGTTGACGGGTATTTTCCGCTGCCGATCGCGAATATCTACGACATGCGTGTTTCGGCGCCGATGGGCTATCTCGACCCCATCACGCGCATGCGCCCAAATCTGCGGATGTCGACCGAGACGCAAGTCACTGAACTCCTGTTCGACGGGCTCAAATGCACTGGCGTCAAGGCGCGGATCGGCGGCCGGGATGTCGTCTTCAAGGGGCGGGAAGTCATCATTTCATCCGGCGCCATCTATTCGCCGGCGCATCTGCTGCGCGCTGGTATCGGACCCGAAGGCCAGTTGCGGGACCTGGGGATCCCCGTGCGGCATGCGTTGCCGGGCGTAGGGCAGGGGCTGATGGATCATCCAGCCGTCGCGATCACAGCGTTCGTCAAGCCGTTCGCGCGGATGAACGGCTTCACGCGGCGCCACCATCTTGTCGGCCTGCGTTACACGTCGGGCATCGAGAATGCGCGCCAGGGCGACATGTGCGTCGTCGCCAACACGAAATCCTTCTGGCACGCTGTCGGCAAGCAATTCGGCACGATGGTCATCTGGGCCAACAAATCCTACTCCGAGAAAGGCGAGGTGCGCCTGCGCTCGGCGGATTGGCGCGAGCATCCGATCGTCGAGTTCAATCTGCTCTCCGACAAGCGTGACTTCGATCGCTTGCTCGAGGGTATGTACAAGATGGCGGCGGCGCACGCGCATCCGGCGATGCGCCGCGTGGTCGACGACGTGTTCCCCGCGATCTGGGGCGACCGCGTGCAGCAGCTCGGCGCCGTCACGCTCAAAAACAAAATCTATACCGAGGTGGCCGCCAAGCTGCTCGACGGGCCGGGCCCCATCCACGACTTCCTCATTAACAATTTCGTGCGCGACCGATACACGATGAAGGACGTGATGGGCGATCCGGAATGCATGGAGGAATTCGTGCGCGAAGGGACGATGGGCGTTTGGCACGCGACGTCGTCGTGCCGGATGGGCCGCGCTGACGATCCGATGTCGGTCGTCGATCCGCAAGGCCGGGTCAAGGGCGTGATGGGTTTGCGCGTTTGCGATACGTCGATCTTCCCGGTCATTCCGACGGCGAACACGTTCTTCCCCGCGATGATGGCTGCGGAAAAGATCTCCGATGCCATCCTCGCCGGACAGTAA
- a CDS encoding phytanoyl-CoA dioxygenase family protein, with the protein MSALQQQSGTGAKAILSAEEIAFYEREGYLVPKYKFSPEDVAKMQRLTRKAVADNPDYVNQPLVCLHVPGNQVQQIKTTKEWLDIAAHPDLLDMSEQLIGPDLVLWDCGLFYKRQGGGPATPWHRDGVYWPIKPLASLSVWIAVFDSMIENACLRMIPKSHAAKQIGRHSKEFKQDVIFQHQLLSSEFNEADAVDLEMKAGELVFFSPFTIHGANRNLSDRERAGVAMRYMPATSHFDRAAMDPEHARTSPGAAHHLRPLMLVRGVDRCGKNDFVTGHPKDAA; encoded by the coding sequence ATGTCGGCGTTGCAACAGCAATCGGGTACGGGTGCCAAGGCGATTTTGTCGGCGGAGGAAATCGCGTTCTATGAGCGCGAAGGCTACCTCGTGCCGAAATACAAGTTTTCGCCCGAAGACGTCGCTAAGATGCAGCGCCTGACGCGTAAGGCCGTCGCGGACAATCCGGATTACGTCAATCAGCCGCTGGTCTGTCTGCACGTCCCCGGCAATCAGGTGCAGCAGATCAAAACAACCAAGGAATGGCTGGATATCGCCGCCCATCCCGATCTGCTGGATATGAGCGAGCAGTTGATCGGCCCCGATCTGGTGCTGTGGGATTGCGGCTTGTTCTACAAGCGCCAGGGCGGCGGCCCGGCCACGCCGTGGCATCGCGACGGCGTTTACTGGCCGATCAAGCCGCTGGCGTCGCTCAGCGTGTGGATCGCGGTGTTCGACAGCATGATCGAGAATGCCTGCCTGCGGATGATCCCGAAATCACATGCCGCCAAGCAGATCGGCCGCCATTCGAAGGAATTCAAGCAGGACGTCATCTTCCAGCATCAGCTTCTTTCCAGCGAGTTTAACGAAGCAGATGCCGTCGATCTGGAGATGAAGGCGGGCGAGCTCGTGTTCTTCAGTCCGTTCACGATCCACGGCGCCAACCGGAATCTCAGCGACCGCGAACGTGCGGGTGTTGCGATGCGCTACATGCCAGCGACGAGCCATTTCGATCGCGCGGCGATGGACCCCGAGCACGCGCGTACGTCGCCGGGAGCGGCCCATCACCTACGGCCGTTGATGTTAGTGCGCGGCGTCGATCGCTGCGGCAAGAACGATTTCGTCACGGGCCACCCGAAAGACGCGGCCTAA
- a CDS encoding carbohydrate ABC transporter permease: MRSVVDFLTHYGVTLLLVLFVAFPLTWMVIASLTPANELFTSPPKMLPSTLTLNWYRETWQASDAPTYFMNSLIIGLSTTAVCMIVGVLSAYATTRFDFPGKNLFLGAALASYVFPAILLFLPLYLILNALRLTDSLAGIIVAHIVVSFPFAVWMLRSFFQGVPRELDEAAWVDGASYLRTLVSVILPVCMPGLFSTAIFVFVLSWNEYLFASVIAGSAANKTITVGIAEFITSFDVRWGNIMALGTIATVPVVIMFMFVQKYFLKGALEGAVKG, translated from the coding sequence ATGCGTTCGGTTGTCGATTTTCTGACGCATTACGGCGTGACGCTATTGCTGGTGTTGTTCGTCGCCTTTCCGCTGACTTGGATGGTGATCGCGTCGCTGACGCCCGCGAACGAGTTGTTCACGTCGCCGCCGAAGATGCTGCCCTCGACGTTGACCCTGAACTGGTATCGCGAGACTTGGCAGGCCTCCGACGCGCCGACCTATTTCATGAACAGCCTCATCATCGGACTCAGCACGACGGCCGTTTGCATGATCGTCGGAGTTCTGAGCGCCTATGCGACGACGCGCTTCGATTTCCCGGGCAAGAATCTTTTCCTAGGAGCGGCGCTCGCCAGCTACGTCTTCCCCGCGATCCTGCTGTTCCTGCCGCTTTACTTGATCCTGAATGCGCTACGGCTGACGGACTCTCTGGCGGGCATCATCGTTGCGCATATCGTCGTCAGCTTTCCCTTCGCGGTGTGGATGCTGCGCTCCTTCTTCCAAGGCGTGCCGCGCGAGCTCGACGAGGCGGCGTGGGTCGACGGGGCATCCTATCTGCGCACGCTCGTTTCGGTGATCCTGCCGGTGTGCATGCCGGGGCTTTTCTCTACGGCGATCTTCGTCTTCGTTCTGTCGTGGAACGAATATCTGTTCGCCAGCGTCATCGCGGGATCGGCGGCAAACAAGACGATCACGGTGGGCATCGCGGAGTTCATCACGTCGTTCGATGTGCGGTGGGGCAACATCATGGCGCTGGGCACCATCGCGACCGTGCCCGTCGTCATCATGTTCATGTTCGTCCAGAAGTATTTCCTGAAGGGCGCGCTCGAAGGCGCGGTCAAAGGATAG
- a CDS encoding sugar ABC transporter permease produces MSLPGIFVIAVFIVFPVVDAVRISLYDIDVLSDIETFVGFQNYLEVFRSPNFGTVLFNTAIWSVGSLIGQFVLGFVAALLINRNLPGMKLVRSILLMPYVVPVIAVALVTRWLLDGSYGILSHSLQQADLLAHNQSALANSTGAMIAVIVANVWRSFPFVMIAYWAAMQGIPREQYEAARIDGANKWQELIYVTLPNLVPVTVTLLILRLFWTVTYFDLVWLITQGGPGSSTEHWPLWIYQEAMGFFRFGQAAAIAVTMSVTLIFCWGLYGVWKRTGGGK; encoded by the coding sequence ATGTCGTTGCCCGGCATTTTCGTCATCGCCGTCTTCATCGTCTTTCCCGTCGTCGATGCAGTCCGTATCAGCCTCTACGATATCGACGTTCTGAGCGACATCGAGACGTTCGTCGGCTTCCAGAACTACCTCGAGGTCTTCCGCAGCCCGAATTTCGGCACGGTGCTTTTCAATACGGCGATCTGGTCGGTCGGCTCGCTGATCGGGCAATTCGTTTTGGGATTCGTCGCGGCACTGCTCATCAACCGGAATTTGCCGGGGATGAAGCTCGTGCGTTCCATCCTGCTTATGCCCTACGTGGTTCCGGTGATCGCGGTTGCACTGGTGACGCGCTGGTTGCTCGACGGATCCTACGGCATTCTCAGCCATTCGCTGCAGCAGGCCGATCTGCTGGCGCACAACCAATCCGCCCTCGCGAACTCGACCGGCGCCATGATCGCCGTAATCGTCGCGAATGTCTGGCGCAGCTTTCCCTTCGTTATGATCGCCTATTGGGCCGCGATGCAGGGAATCCCGCGCGAGCAATACGAGGCCGCGCGCATCGACGGCGCCAATAAATGGCAGGAGCTGATTTACGTCACCCTGCCGAATCTCGTGCCGGTCACGGTGACGCTGCTGATCCTGCGGCTGTTCTGGACCGTCACCTATTTCGATCTGGTGTGGCTGATTACGCAAGGCGGTCCCGGCTCGTCGACCGAGCATTGGCCGCTGTGGATCTATCAGGAGGCGATGGGATTCTTCCGTTTCGGGCAGGCGGCGGCGATCGCGGTGACGATGTCGGTCACGCTGATCTTTTGCTGGGGGTTGTACGGCGTTTGGAAGCGCACGGGAGGCGGAAAGTGA
- a CDS encoding extracellular solute-binding protein, whose amino-acid sequence MKSSFMGILRGRLAAAALAGSAAAVAAPTGAKAVEIDFWTVLTTASQTQVIQKHVNQCVEGMKGVTVKFSSVTLDGQYTRLLTAIQRGEVPNVMNATEGVVAFLNGRGVLSPATGVINALGRDDFRPSSLAAVSKGNDIWAVPDWALHQEVWYRKDLFAKAGLQPPKSWAELLAASKKLTVDTDGNGSIDQYGFAVPMARVQVAPQTFFQIFYSAGGTLLDPKTGKYAFADHKKTAVESLQFMIDLYKAASPPASVEWSYNEFRTGYVKGQVAMTNEWGAVVGIAQEQNPGMLDNMSVFPFPGPSADKKPAASLGGGYYYLVTKASAEKTAASEALVKCMFTPERVAERTNSRPIFAIPATRSAFNHPVYTSNEMVKRFRPELETIFNQVMDTWYRYGSEAGLNLVTGQIEATAFVGAAIQNAALGKMTAAEAIDSMDEQFRKLSAGAQ is encoded by the coding sequence ATGAAGTCGTCGTTTATGGGAATTCTGAGGGGCCGTTTGGCGGCGGCCGCGCTGGCGGGATCGGCCGCGGCTGTGGCCGCGCCGACCGGGGCGAAGGCGGTCGAGATCGATTTTTGGACGGTTCTGACGACGGCGTCACAGACGCAAGTCATCCAGAAGCACGTCAATCAATGCGTCGAAGGGATGAAGGGCGTCACCGTCAAGTTCTCGTCCGTGACTCTCGATGGCCAATACACGCGTCTGCTGACCGCGATTCAGCGCGGCGAAGTGCCGAACGTGATGAACGCGACCGAAGGCGTCGTCGCGTTCCTGAACGGGCGCGGCGTGCTGTCGCCGGCGACGGGCGTCATCAACGCTCTGGGGCGTGACGATTTCCGCCCTTCGAGCTTGGCGGCGGTCAGCAAGGGCAACGACATTTGGGCCGTGCCCGATTGGGCGCTGCACCAGGAGGTTTGGTACCGAAAGGACCTGTTCGCCAAAGCCGGCCTTCAGCCGCCGAAATCCTGGGCCGAGCTTCTCGCCGCGTCGAAGAAGCTCACCGTCGATACCGACGGCAACGGCAGCATCGACCAATACGGGTTCGCGGTGCCGATGGCCCGCGTCCAGGTGGCGCCGCAGACCTTCTTCCAGATCTTCTACTCGGCCGGCGGCACGCTGCTCGATCCGAAGACCGGCAAATACGCGTTCGCCGACCATAAGAAGACGGCCGTCGAATCGCTTCAGTTCATGATCGATCTTTACAAGGCCGCCTCGCCGCCCGCGAGCGTGGAATGGTCGTACAACGAGTTCCGTACCGGCTACGTCAAGGGCCAGGTGGCGATGACCAACGAATGGGGTGCGGTCGTCGGCATCGCGCAAGAGCAGAACCCCGGCATGCTCGACAATATGAGCGTATTCCCGTTCCCGGGGCCGAGCGCCGACAAGAAGCCGGCGGCGTCGCTGGGCGGCGGCTATTATTACCTCGTCACCAAGGCGTCGGCCGAGAAGACCGCCGCGTCGGAAGCGCTGGTGAAGTGCATGTTCACGCCCGAGCGCGTGGCCGAGCGCACCAACTCGCGGCCGATCTTCGCCATTCCGGCGACGCGCAGCGCGTTCAACCACCCCGTCTATACGTCGAACGAGATGGTGAAGCGCTTCCGTCCGGAGCTGGAGACGATCTTCAACCAAGTGATGGACACTTGGTATCGCTACGGCAGCGAAGCCGGTCTCAATCTCGTCACCGGCCAGATCGAAGCGACGGCATTCGTCGGCGCGGCGATCCAGAACGCGGCCCTCGGCAAGATGACGGCCGCCGAAGCGATCGACTCGATGGACGAGCAGTTCCGCAAGCTCTCCGCGGGCGCCCAATAA
- a CDS encoding IclR family transcriptional regulator, protein MASGLVGRALGILELLAQEPSGIGVQALAEKMQMPLASMHRLLGELAQHGYVRQMAETQKYRLTTKLVSLGFQSLSASGIVDLAQPILDRLALASKELVRLAIVDGSRLTWIAKAQGAGSGLRYDPDMGQEAALFCTSAGHAWLAFLEEDEALRIVASQGFGKLNEYGPNAPRSISALIKRLRETRERGYATVFDSAAVGTSAMAAPIKNLQTGEVVGTVTIAGPSARLDKARMAELVPEVLRAAGDLASACQFVGYFQSVDKPRSKASV, encoded by the coding sequence ATGGCATCAGGTCTCGTTGGAAGAGCACTCGGAATTCTCGAGCTTCTCGCGCAGGAGCCGAGCGGCATCGGCGTGCAAGCACTCGCCGAGAAAATGCAAATGCCGCTCGCCAGCATGCATCGCCTGCTGGGTGAGCTCGCACAGCACGGATACGTGCGACAGATGGCGGAAACGCAGAAATACCGGCTGACCACGAAACTGGTCTCGCTCGGTTTTCAAAGCCTGTCGGCGAGCGGCATCGTCGATCTTGCGCAGCCGATTCTCGATCGCCTGGCGCTGGCGAGCAAAGAACTGGTCCGCCTCGCGATCGTCGACGGATCGCGCCTCACTTGGATCGCCAAAGCGCAAGGTGCGGGCTCGGGACTTCGCTACGATCCCGACATGGGCCAGGAAGCGGCGCTGTTCTGCACCTCCGCCGGTCACGCATGGCTCGCGTTTCTCGAGGAAGACGAAGCGCTGCGCATCGTCGCGAGCCAAGGCTTCGGCAAGCTCAACGAATATGGCCCCAACGCGCCGCGCAGCATCTCGGCGCTGATAAAACGTCTGCGCGAAACCCGCGAACGCGGCTACGCGACCGTGTTCGACAGCGCTGCCGTCGGGACGTCGGCGATGGCCGCACCGATCAAGAATCTGCAGACCGGCGAAGTCGTCGGCACCGTCACCATCGCCGGCCCGAGCGCGCGACTCGACAAGGCGCGCATGGCCGAGCTGGTGCCGGAGGTCTTGCGCGCCGCGGGCGATCTCGCTTCGGCCTGCCAGTTCGTCGGCTACTTCCAAAGCGTGGACAAACCGCGCTCCAAAGCATCCGTCTAA
- a CDS encoding dihydrodipicolinate synthase family protein: protein MRTLKRPFSGVISAPLLPMLPDASIDWVALRSYIAWIAEQRPTAIAMNMDASEVVALTMDEQIKVIEVSREAINGVCPLLSGVLAGSTALAVENGRALKKAGAEGLVVFPAFPTFLGSPLPVEMVVEFHRGVADGVGLPIVAFQFPRGWGPDFSPAMMDAIIKVPQLFAIKESSFDAQMTIQAVESAGKYADRPAILTGSDTFIFEALMMGCDGALIGFAGTATRELVEMQQAVATGDYARGKAIWDRLAPIARYCWRAPVRDFRPRMKELLKFQGLFPHATVRAPQLGVSEAEKLHIHELAIAAGMGPVAAAPAREKMKA, encoded by the coding sequence ATGAGGACGCTCAAACGCCCGTTTTCCGGCGTGATTTCCGCTCCATTGCTGCCCATGCTGCCCGACGCGTCGATCGATTGGGTGGCGTTGCGCAGCTATATCGCTTGGATCGCCGAACAGCGTCCGACGGCGATCGCGATGAACATGGATGCGAGCGAAGTCGTGGCGCTCACCATGGATGAGCAGATCAAAGTCATCGAGGTATCGCGCGAAGCGATCAATGGCGTTTGCCCCCTGCTCTCGGGCGTGCTCGCCGGGTCCACCGCACTGGCAGTCGAAAACGGGCGCGCGCTAAAGAAAGCCGGTGCCGAAGGACTGGTCGTGTTCCCCGCGTTCCCGACTTTCTTGGGTTCGCCGTTGCCGGTCGAAATGGTCGTCGAGTTCCATCGCGGCGTGGCTGATGGCGTCGGATTGCCGATCGTCGCCTTCCAATTCCCACGCGGCTGGGGTCCCGATTTCTCGCCCGCGATGATGGACGCGATCATCAAGGTGCCGCAACTTTTCGCGATCAAAGAATCGTCGTTCGACGCGCAGATGACCATCCAGGCGGTCGAGAGTGCGGGCAAATACGCCGACCGTCCGGCGATCCTCACCGGCAGCGACACGTTCATCTTCGAAGCCTTGATGATGGGCTGCGACGGCGCGCTGATCGGCTTCGCCGGCACGGCGACGCGCGAACTCGTCGAAATGCAGCAAGCCGTCGCGACCGGCGACTATGCGCGCGGCAAGGCGATCTGGGACCGCTTGGCGCCGATCGCGCGTTATTGCTGGCGCGCACCGGTGCGCGACTTCCGTCCGCGCATGAAGGAACTCCTCAAGTTCCAAGGTTTGTTCCCGCATGCGACCGTCCGCGCCCCTCAGCTCGGCGTTTCGGAAGCGGAGAAGCTGCATATCCACGAACTGGCGATCGCCGCCGGCATGGGGCCTGTCGCCGCAGCACCGGCCCGCGAAAAGATGAAAGCGTAA